From Methanocella paludicola SANAE, a single genomic window includes:
- a CDS encoding dihydrolipoyl dehydrogenase family protein: MVVGDIEVGTDVLVVGAGPAGYTCAISAARQGLDVTLVNKSELGGVCLHKGCIPVKTLINVYRLAEDIKIASTMGLKAEGASVDRRKAYEWKDTVVGKLEAGIRELCRGSGVQMMEGSCSFLSSSRAVVSGPSGIQHVIFKRAVIAAGGRHKPLPGIPFDGSLVINPDEALDMPDEGTAILGGGYAAITIAALMASQNKKFTIIHKKEHILTFLDEEMLRPVMRRFQEKGVAVHAASSWTVKRMGDRVRVELDIEDKKETLEAKKLVPDNGMIANTDGLGLENTAVKTRKDGFIITGENYRTDDPSIYAIGDVCGMHGNASTAYREGESLADILAGKTGLPDTIVTPLTMSTDPEIASAGYTETKAREAGIDVIVGRFPFTANGKAVSIGKTTGFVKVVAEKSSHRILGMHAVGYEAFDILQEGVLAIEMGARLEDVVLTLHPHPTLCEAVREACADALGESTNIRENK; the protein is encoded by the coding sequence ATGGTCGTCGGGGACATTGAAGTAGGGACGGATGTCCTGGTCGTGGGTGCAGGGCCCGCGGGCTATACCTGCGCCATCTCTGCCGCACGCCAGGGCCTTGACGTTACACTCGTAAATAAGAGCGAGCTGGGCGGCGTGTGCCTGCATAAGGGCTGTATACCCGTCAAGACGCTCATCAACGTTTACAGGCTGGCCGAGGACATTAAGATCGCTTCTACGATGGGCCTTAAGGCGGAAGGCGCATCCGTCGACCGCCGGAAAGCGTATGAGTGGAAAGATACGGTCGTCGGGAAACTGGAGGCCGGCATCCGGGAGCTTTGCAGGGGCAGCGGCGTCCAGATGATGGAGGGCTCCTGCTCGTTCCTTTCTTCATCCAGGGCGGTCGTCTCTGGCCCATCCGGCATCCAGCATGTCATTTTCAAGAGGGCCGTCATCGCTGCCGGGGGGCGGCATAAGCCTTTGCCGGGCATTCCATTCGACGGTAGCCTGGTCATCAACCCTGACGAAGCGCTGGACATGCCAGACGAAGGTACGGCCATCCTGGGCGGCGGCTATGCGGCCATAACCATTGCAGCGCTCATGGCATCACAGAATAAGAAGTTCACGATCATCCATAAAAAGGAGCATATATTAACGTTTCTAGATGAAGAGATGTTAAGGCCCGTGATGAGGCGTTTTCAAGAGAAGGGCGTGGCCGTTCACGCCGCCTCATCGTGGACCGTTAAAAGAATGGGCGATAGAGTACGGGTCGAGCTGGACATAGAGGATAAAAAAGAGACCCTGGAGGCGAAGAAGCTCGTCCCGGATAACGGGATGATCGCGAACACGGATGGCCTGGGCCTGGAAAATACGGCCGTAAAGACCCGTAAGGACGGCTTCATCATAACCGGTGAGAATTACCGGACCGACGACCCTTCGATCTATGCCATCGGCGACGTCTGTGGCATGCACGGTAATGCCAGCACGGCATACCGGGAGGGGGAATCTCTGGCCGATATTCTTGCCGGGAAGACCGGCCTTCCGGATACCATCGTGACACCGCTTACAATGTCCACTGATCCCGAGATCGCGTCTGCCGGGTACACCGAAACAAAAGCCCGTGAAGCCGGCATCGACGTTATCGTGGGGCGATTCCCGTTCACCGCTAACGGCAAGGCCGTTTCGATAGGGAAGACCACGGGCTTCGTGAAAGTCGTCGCTGAAAAAAGCTCCCACCGGATACTTGGCATGCATGCCGTCGGATATGAAGCGTTCGATATTTTGCAGGAGGGCGTCCTCGCGATAGAGATGGGCGCCCGGCTGGAGGACGTGGTTTTGACGTTGCACCCTCACCCGACCTTATGCGAGGCGGTGCGAGAGGCATGTGCCGATGCTCTCGGCGAGTCGACTAACATCCGGGAGAACAAATAA
- a CDS encoding dihydrolipoamide acetyltransferase family protein, whose protein sequence is MAYEFKLPDLGEGITSGEIKKWHVRKGQKVEEDQTIAEVETDKAVVELPSPVTGIVEDIKAPEGGKVNVGEVIAVIKEEGAPEAPPQPKAAEKAQEARKPEVPAPKAEAQKVPVLATPATRMLAKQLGVNIDSVKGTGPMGRITDEDVRSAAQKPAAKPAEAPVPAPAMKAAGKEERIPFRGIRRTISENMIRSVSKTAQVTLVDDADLTRLVEFRERINKKLGGEVKISYLALFVKAVVAALIAHPTLNSSLDEEKGEIVLKKYYNIGIAVDTDRGLIVPVLKDADKKSLIDISKELVHIIELTRDGRIGIEQLKGNTFTIANIGSVGGLFSTPIINYPDVAILEMQQIRDMPRVVDGSIVIRKVMYLPLTIDHRIVDGAEGQRFMNDLKRFLEDPEQLLVSMV, encoded by the coding sequence TTGGCGTACGAGTTCAAGCTGCCGGACCTGGGCGAGGGCATCACGTCCGGCGAGATCAAGAAGTGGCACGTAAGGAAGGGCCAGAAGGTCGAGGAGGACCAGACTATCGCCGAGGTCGAGACCGATAAGGCCGTGGTCGAGCTCCCGTCCCCCGTTACTGGTATCGTCGAGGACATAAAGGCTCCCGAAGGCGGTAAGGTCAACGTCGGGGAAGTTATCGCTGTCATAAAAGAAGAAGGGGCGCCGGAGGCGCCCCCACAGCCGAAGGCGGCGGAGAAGGCGCAGGAAGCCCGTAAGCCCGAAGTTCCTGCGCCTAAGGCGGAAGCGCAAAAGGTACCGGTACTGGCCACCCCGGCGACGCGTATGCTGGCTAAACAGCTAGGCGTTAATATCGATTCTGTTAAAGGGACCGGGCCCATGGGCCGCATAACCGACGAGGACGTGAGGAGCGCTGCACAGAAGCCGGCTGCCAAGCCCGCGGAGGCCCCTGTGCCGGCCCCGGCAATGAAAGCCGCAGGAAAAGAGGAGCGCATACCCTTCCGCGGCATCCGCAGGACCATATCCGAGAACATGATACGGTCCGTATCAAAAACAGCCCAGGTAACGCTCGTCGACGATGCGGACCTGACGAGGCTCGTCGAGTTCCGGGAGCGTATTAATAAGAAGCTGGGCGGAGAGGTCAAGATCAGTTACCTTGCCTTATTCGTCAAGGCCGTGGTCGCCGCGCTCATCGCTCACCCTACTTTGAATTCCAGCCTGGACGAGGAGAAGGGCGAGATTGTCCTAAAAAAATATTACAATATCGGCATTGCAGTTGATACGGACAGGGGCCTCATCGTTCCGGTGCTCAAGGATGCCGATAAGAAAAGCCTCATAGATATTTCTAAGGAACTCGTACACATCATCGAGCTAACGAGGGATGGCAGGATAGGCATCGAGCAGCTCAAGGGCAACACGTTCACGATCGCCAACATCGGCAGCGTCGGCGGGCTCTTTTCCACCCCGATCATTAATTATCCGGATGTGGCTATCCTCGAGATGCAGCAGATCCGGGATATGCCGAGGGTCGTGGACGGCAGCATCGTCATCCGGAAGGTCATGTACCTGCCGCTCACCATCGATCACCGCATCGTGGACGGCGCCGAAGGCCAGCGTTTCATGAACGACCTGAAGCGGTTCCTGGAAGACCCGGAGCAATTGCTCGTGAGCATGGTCTAG
- a CDS encoding alpha-ketoacid dehydrogenase subunit beta yields MMMNNVQAVNDALMYEMGRDPTVMMMGEDVGREGGVFRATTGLQQKYGKARVVDTPLSENGIVGTAVGLALNGMKPVAEIQFSGFVFAAYDQLISHASRMRQRSMGRYHVPMVVRMPFGGGVRALEHHSESDETIYTQIPGLKVVAACTPTDMKGLLISAIRDPDPIIFLEHIRLYRAFREEVPEGEFTLPIGKARVALQGNDLTILAWGAMVNVSLEAAKQLQKEGINAEVIDLRTLKPLDKEAVLNSVKRTGRVVIVEEAHRISGFGSDLGAIIAEDAMLYLKAPIIRVSGYDIRFPLYKLEDEYLPDPHRVAVAAKEVMNF; encoded by the coding sequence ATGATGATGAACAATGTGCAGGCAGTGAACGATGCCCTGATGTACGAGATGGGCCGCGATCCTACGGTCATGATGATGGGCGAGGATGTGGGCCGGGAAGGGGGAGTGTTTCGGGCGACGACAGGCTTGCAGCAGAAGTATGGTAAGGCCCGGGTGGTCGATACGCCGCTCTCTGAGAATGGCATTGTGGGCACTGCGGTCGGGCTGGCGCTGAACGGGATGAAGCCCGTCGCGGAGATACAGTTCTCGGGATTCGTGTTTGCGGCCTACGACCAGCTTATTTCGCACGCTTCCCGCATGCGGCAGCGCTCCATGGGCCGGTATCATGTGCCAATGGTCGTACGCATGCCCTTCGGCGGAGGCGTGCGGGCGCTGGAGCACCACAGCGAAAGCGACGAGACCATCTATACCCAGATACCGGGCTTAAAGGTGGTCGCGGCGTGTACGCCGACCGATATGAAGGGCCTGCTCATCTCTGCTATCAGGGATCCCGACCCGATCATTTTCCTGGAGCATATTCGACTATACCGGGCTTTCCGGGAGGAGGTGCCCGAAGGCGAGTTCACCCTGCCCATTGGAAAGGCCCGCGTCGCCCTGCAGGGAAATGACCTGACGATCCTGGCATGGGGCGCAATGGTGAACGTTTCGCTGGAGGCCGCGAAGCAGCTCCAGAAAGAAGGCATCAATGCGGAAGTCATAGACCTGAGAACGCTGAAGCCCCTGGACAAGGAAGCAGTACTGAATTCGGTTAAGAGGACGGGCAGGGTAGTCATCGTAGAAGAAGCCCACAGGATATCCGGATTTGGCTCGGACCTCGGCGCGATCATCGCGGAGGACGCGATGCTGTACCTGAAAGCGCCCATCATAAGGGTATCCGGGTACGACATCCGGTTCCCGCTCTACAAGCTCGAAGACGAGTACCTGCCCGACCCGCACAGGGTCGCCGTGGCGGCAAAGGAAGTCATGAATTTTTGA